A stretch of Sulfitobacter sp. THAF37 DNA encodes these proteins:
- the dprA gene encoding DNA-processing protein DprA encodes MTDEDLYPSSTHPPLPPTPEDEQFARLRLLRSRRVGIATYKRLLTEYGTAQNALAALPEVARAAGVSNYTPCPEGVIHAELKTARAAGARLVALMEPPYPPLLAKLADAPPFLWCLGDTDLLSRPMISLVGARNASSLGTRMARGLARDLGAAGFVVVSGLARGVDAAAHLGALDSGTLAVQAGGVDVIYPAENAGLAEDIARRGLRLSEQPIGLQPMARHFPSRNRIISGLSRATIVVEAAAKSGSLITARDALDQGREVLAVPGHPLDARAAGCNMLIRDGATLVRSASDVLEVLQGASASADAAQAPLPARPPHPPEPRRTLQEAARLHQKILARLGPSPVAEDQLIRDLRAAPAQVAPALVDLEMEGQIARQPGGLLTRVV; translated from the coding sequence ATGACTGACGAGGACCTATATCCTTCTTCCACTCACCCCCCACTCCCACCCACCCCGGAAGACGAACAGTTCGCCCGTCTCCGCCTGTTGCGCTCGCGCCGGGTCGGAATAGCGACGTATAAACGACTGCTGACTGAATACGGCACCGCGCAGAACGCGCTGGCCGCGCTGCCTGAGGTGGCGCGCGCCGCGGGCGTTTCCAATTACACCCCCTGCCCCGAGGGCGTGATCCACGCCGAGTTGAAAACCGCCCGGGCAGCCGGGGCGCGTCTGGTGGCGCTGATGGAACCGCCCTATCCACCGCTTCTGGCAAAGCTTGCCGATGCCCCGCCGTTCCTGTGGTGCCTGGGCGATACCGACCTTCTGTCGCGGCCGATGATCTCGCTCGTCGGGGCGCGCAACGCGTCGTCGCTGGGCACGCGCATGGCGCGGGGCCTTGCGCGGGACCTGGGCGCGGCGGGCTTTGTCGTGGTGTCGGGCCTTGCCCGCGGTGTCGACGCTGCCGCGCACCTGGGCGCGCTGGACAGCGGCACCCTGGCGGTGCAGGCAGGCGGGGTCGATGTGATCTATCCGGCAGAGAACGCCGGGCTTGCCGAAGACATCGCGCGGCGCGGTTTGCGCCTGTCGGAACAGCCCATCGGCCTGCAACCCATGGCGCGGCATTTCCCCAGCCGCAACCGCATCATCTCTGGCCTGTCGCGCGCCACGATCGTGGTCGAAGCAGCCGCAAAGTCCGGCAGCCTCATCACCGCCCGCGACGCGCTGGACCAGGGGCGCGAGGTGCTGGCGGTGCCCGGTCATCCGCTGGACGCCCGCGCCGCCGGCTGCAACATGCTGATCCGTGACGGTGCGACGCTGGTCCGCTCGGCCAGTGACGTTCTGGAAGTGCTGCAGGGCGCATCCGCCTCTGCCGACGCGGCGCAGGCGCCGCTTCCGGCGCGGCCGCCCCACCCCCCGGAACCGCGCCGCACACTTCAGGAAGCCGCCCGGCTGCACCAGAAAATTCTCGCCCGCCTTGGTCCTTCGCCCGTGGCGGAAGACCAGCTGATCCGTGATCTCAGGGCTGCGCCCGCGCAGGTGGCACCGGCGCTGGTCGATCTGGAAATGGAGGGGCAGATCGCCCGTCAGCCCGGCGGGCTGTTGACCCGGGTGGTGTGA
- a CDS encoding CoA transferase subunit A, translating to MKKIYANATEALEGVLSDGMLIAAGGFGLCGIPELLLQAIKENGAKNLTFASNNAGVDDFGIGILLHSRQVKKMMSSYVGENAEFMRQYLSGELELEFNPQGTLAERMRAGGAGIPGFYTKTGVGTQIAEGKEHKEFDGETYILERGIFADLSIVKAWKADDTGNLVFRKTARNFNPPAAMCGKVCIAEVEEIVPRGSLDPDMIHLPGIYVHRIIQGTHEKRIEQRTTRKREEA from the coding sequence ATGAAAAAGATATACGCAAACGCCACGGAGGCGCTTGAAGGCGTCCTGAGCGACGGCATGCTGATCGCCGCAGGGGGCTTTGGCCTGTGCGGGATACCCGAACTTCTGCTTCAGGCGATCAAGGAGAACGGTGCCAAGAACCTGACCTTTGCCTCGAACAACGCGGGGGTCGACGATTTCGGCATCGGCATTCTGTTGCACAGCCGCCAGGTGAAGAAGATGATGTCGTCCTATGTGGGCGAGAACGCGGAATTCATGCGCCAGTATCTGTCGGGCGAGCTGGAGCTGGAATTCAACCCGCAGGGCACCCTGGCCGAACGGATGCGCGCGGGCGGGGCGGGCATTCCCGGCTTCTACACCAAGACCGGCGTGGGCACCCAGATCGCCGAGGGCAAGGAGCACAAGGAATTCGACGGCGAAACCTACATTCTCGAACGTGGGATCTTTGCGGATCTCAGCATCGTGAAAGCATGGAAGGCCGATGACACCGGCAACCTGGTGTTCCGCAAGACCGCCCGCAACTTCAACCCGCCCGCCGCCATGTGTGGCAAGGTCTGCATCGCCGAGGTCGAAGAGATCGTGCCGCGCGGATCACTGGACCCCGACATGATCCACCTGCCGGGCATCTACGTGCACCGTATCATCCAGGGCACCCATGAGAAACGCATCGAACAGCGCACCACGCGCAAGCGGGAGGAAGCATAA
- the tldD gene encoding metalloprotease TldD produces the protein MSSSPFSPFNDLLDRDAALKTLRAAVAGADDGELFLERRRSEGLMFDDGRLKTASYDASEGFGLRAVRGDVAGYAHSTEVSQAALERASETARLAVGDGGGTWADAPEGTNRKLYTDADPIAGTAFPVKVETLREIDAFARGLDSRVVQVSASIAASLQEIEILRPEGTSVRDVRPMTRVNVSVIVERDGRRESGTAGGGGRIGLDGLLDPADWQAKAREALRIAVVNLDAVPAPAGIMDVVLGPGWPGILLHEAIGHGLEGDFNRKGSSAFAGLMGQQIAAPGVTVLDDGTLPDRRGSISVDDEGTPSARNVLIEDGRLVGYMQDRQNARLMGVESTGNGRRESYAHIPMPRMTNTYMLGGDTAPGDIVADLRDGIYAVGFGGGQVDITNGKFVFSCTEAYRVQKGVVGAPVKGATLIGDGATALRQIRAIGNDPSLDPGMGNCGKQGQWVPVGVGQPTLMIGGLTVGGSAA, from the coding sequence ATGAGCAGCAGCCCCTTTTCGCCCTTCAACGACCTGCTGGACCGCGACGCGGCCCTGAAGACACTGCGCGCGGCGGTGGCCGGGGCCGACGATGGCGAGCTGTTCCTTGAACGGCGCCGGTCCGAGGGGCTGATGTTCGACGACGGGCGGCTGAAGACCGCCAGCTACGACGCATCCGAGGGCTTTGGCCTGCGCGCGGTGCGCGGCGACGTGGCGGGATATGCCCATTCCACCGAAGTGTCCCAGGCGGCGCTTGAGCGGGCGAGCGAGACCGCCCGCCTTGCCGTCGGCGACGGCGGCGGCACCTGGGCCGATGCGCCGGAGGGCACCAACCGCAAGCTCTATACAGACGCGGATCCGATCGCCGGGACGGCCTTTCCGGTCAAGGTGGAAACCCTGCGCGAGATCGACGCCTTTGCCCGCGGCCTGGACAGCCGGGTGGTGCAGGTCAGCGCCAGCATCGCCGCATCGCTTCAGGAGATCGAGATTCTGCGCCCCGAGGGGACGTCGGTACGCGACGTGCGCCCGATGACCCGGGTCAACGTGTCGGTCATCGTCGAACGGGACGGCCGCCGCGAAAGCGGCACGGCGGGCGGCGGCGGACGCATCGGCCTTGACGGGTTGCTCGACCCTGCCGACTGGCAGGCCAAGGCGCGCGAGGCGCTGCGGATCGCTGTCGTGAACCTCGATGCCGTGCCCGCGCCTGCGGGCATCATGGACGTGGTGCTGGGCCCCGGCTGGCCCGGCATCCTGTTGCACGAGGCCATCGGCCACGGGTTGGAAGGCGATTTCAACCGCAAGGGCAGCTCGGCCTTTGCCGGACTGATGGGCCAGCAGATCGCCGCGCCCGGCGTGACCGTTCTGGACGACGGCACCCTCCCGGACCGGCGCGGGTCGATCAGCGTCGATGACGAAGGCACGCCGTCGGCCAGGAACGTCCTGATCGAGGATGGCCGTCTGGTGGGGTACATGCAGGATCGCCAGAACGCCCGTCTGATGGGGGTGGAGAGCACCGGCAACGGGCGGCGCGAATCCTATGCCCATATCCCGATGCCACGGATGACGAACACCTATATGCTGGGGGGCGACACCGCCCCGGGCGACATCGTCGCGGACCTGCGGGACGGCATTTATGCCGTCGGCTTCGGCGGCGGCCAGGTGGACATCACCAACGGCAAGTTCGTGTTTTCCTGTACCGAGGCCTACCGGGTGCAGAAGGGTGTCGTCGGCGCACCGGTGAAGGGCGCCACGCTGATCGGCGACGGCGCCACCGCGCTGCGTCAGATCAGGGCGATCGGGAACGACCCCAGCCTTGATCCCGGCATGGGCAACTGCGGCAAACAGGGACAATGGGTGCCCGTCGGCGTGGGTCAGCCGACACTGATGATCGGCGGCCTGACCGTGGGGGGCAGCGCAGCCTGA
- a CDS encoding lytic transglycosylase domain-containing protein, whose protein sequence is MTRLLAIALLSGALATTPVWAEGPSPFPDFTAKRVKAPKPGSKPRIGIQIDPAVQAAALKPKPKVGPDVVAQPSGAIAPTQPGQYDWFWEKVSPNIGSSGAGRLETAMATLAAAAGKVSSPRLQHMQDIAKVNGIDILRSTIGTQVSPALVLAVITVESAGKPDAISRAGAQGLMQLMPATAERFGVADSLAAAQNITGGVKYLDWLMQEFDRDPILVLAGYNAGEGSVRKHAGVPPFAETRDYVPKVLAAFQVAKGLCQTPPELISDGCVFAAMN, encoded by the coding sequence ATGACCCGACTACTCGCAATCGCGCTCCTTTCCGGCGCGCTGGCCACGACGCCCGTGTGGGCGGAAGGACCATCCCCCTTTCCCGACTTCACCGCCAAGCGGGTGAAGGCCCCCAAGCCCGGCAGCAAGCCGCGGATCGGGATCCAGATCGACCCGGCGGTGCAGGCCGCCGCCCTGAAACCGAAGCCGAAGGTCGGCCCGGACGTCGTCGCACAGCCCTCGGGGGCCATCGCGCCGACGCAGCCCGGACAATACGACTGGTTCTGGGAAAAGGTGTCGCCCAATATCGGATCGTCCGGTGCCGGACGGCTGGAAACCGCGATGGCGACGCTGGCAGCAGCGGCGGGCAAGGTCAGCAGCCCGCGCTTGCAGCACATGCAGGACATTGCCAAGGTCAACGGCATCGACATCCTGCGGTCGACCATCGGCACGCAGGTCTCGCCCGCACTGGTGTTGGCGGTGATCACCGTGGAATCGGCAGGCAAGCCCGACGCGATCAGCCGGGCAGGCGCGCAGGGGTTGATGCAGCTGATGCCCGCAACCGCCGAACGCTTCGGCGTGGCGGACAGCCTTGCCGCCGCGCAGAACATTACCGGCGGGGTCAAATACCTCGACTGGCTGATGCAGGAGTTCGACCGCGACCCGATCCTTGTGCTGGCCGGATACAATGCGGGCGAGGGGTCGGTGCGCAAACATGCCGGCGTGCCCCCCTTTGCCGAGACGCGCGACTACGTGCCCAAGGTGCTGGCCGCCTTCCAGGTGGCCAAGGGCCTGTGCCAGACCCCGCCCGAGCTGATTTCGGACGGCTGCGTCTTTGCCGCGATGAACTGA
- a CDS encoding OmpA family protein gives MYWIEQMTPRLAMKLKLITASAGLAALLGCASTDPVYTQFYRESGALTDTGYFGNATLNNRLVMTGERQYTLDLANRFAGEVTSVVTFAFNSAQLDGNAQAILRQQADWIRQFPEIRFRVYGHTDAVGSNSYNKALGLRRANAVVSYLSTLGISRSRLEAVVSFGETQPLIVTQGRERKNRRTVTEVSGFVKRHPTVLDGKYAQIIYRDYVASGVPPSQLSDTLTSVVGGQ, from the coding sequence ATGTACTGGATTGAACAGATGACACCGAGGCTGGCCATGAAACTCAAGCTTATCACTGCTTCGGCAGGTCTGGCCGCGCTGCTGGGCTGTGCCAGTACCGACCCTGTCTATACACAGTTCTACCGCGAATCCGGCGCGCTGACCGATACGGGCTACTTCGGCAACGCGACGCTGAACAACCGGCTGGTAATGACCGGCGAGCGTCAGTACACGCTCGATCTGGCGAACCGGTTCGCGGGCGAAGTGACCTCGGTCGTTACATTCGCCTTCAATTCCGCGCAGCTTGACGGCAACGCACAGGCGATCCTGCGTCAGCAGGCCGACTGGATCCGTCAGTTCCCGGAAATCCGCTTCCGCGTCTACGGTCATACCGACGCGGTCGGATCGAACAGCTACAACAAGGCCCTGGGCCTGCGGCGCGCCAATGCCGTGGTCAGCTATCTTTCCACCCTTGGCATCAGCCGCAGCCGGCTTGAAGCTGTTGTTTCCTTTGGTGAAACCCAGCCCTTGATCGTCACGCAGGGCCGCGAACGCAAGAACCGCCGCACCGTGACCGAGGTCAGCGGCTTTGTGAAACGCCACCCCACCGTGCTGGATGGCAAATACGCCCAGATCATCTACCGCGACTACGTGG
- the cpaB gene encoding Flp pilus assembly protein CpaB yields the protein MRMVFGLVLLVGIALAGGAVYLAKDRIAQYQIANARAQEALAQVVPTVSVYVAEKPLKYGQKLTPEDVREVSWPENAIPEGAFTDRTELFPENTDESRVVLRAMEKDEAILALKVTAPGEDTGLTSRLERGKRAFTIKVDVSSGVSGFLRPGDRVDVYWTGRVNVNRDAPSSEVTKLIEAGVQLIAVDQTAGGDLGEATIARTVTVAVSPQQVAALAQAQSTGNLSLSLVGAEDDTIASAIEVDQRSLLGIAAEEVKAEVAKEKVCTIRTRRGAEVVELPIPCTN from the coding sequence ATGCGGATGGTATTTGGACTGGTCCTACTGGTGGGCATCGCGTTGGCCGGCGGAGCGGTATACCTGGCCAAGGATCGGATCGCGCAATACCAGATAGCGAATGCGCGCGCTCAGGAAGCTCTGGCACAGGTCGTGCCCACGGTCAGCGTCTACGTGGCCGAAAAACCTTTGAAGTACGGCCAGAAACTGACCCCCGAAGACGTGCGGGAGGTGTCATGGCCCGAGAACGCGATCCCCGAAGGGGCGTTCACCGACCGCACCGAACTGTTCCCCGAGAACACGGATGAATCCCGCGTGGTCCTGCGCGCGATGGAAAAGGACGAGGCGATACTGGCGCTCAAGGTGACGGCACCGGGCGAAGATACCGGCCTGACCTCCCGGCTGGAGCGCGGCAAGCGCGCCTTTACCATCAAGGTGGACGTATCCAGTGGCGTCTCCGGCTTCCTGCGGCCCGGCGACCGGGTTGATGTGTACTGGACCGGCCGCGTCAACGTGAACCGCGATGCCCCCTCTTCCGAAGTGACGAAGCTGATCGAAGCCGGTGTGCAGCTGATCGCGGTCGACCAGACCGCTGGCGGTGATCTGGGCGAGGCGACCATCGCCCGCACCGTGACTGTCGCCGTCAGCCCGCAGCAGGTCGCGGCACTGGCACAGGCGCAGTCGACCGGCAACCTGTCGCTGTCTCTGGTCGGCGCCGAGGACGATACCATTGCATCGGCCATCGAAGTGGACCAGCGGTCCCTGCTGGGCATCGCAGCCGAAGAGGTCAAGGCCGAGGTCGCCAAGGAGAAGGTATGCACCATCCGCACCCGGCGCGGTGCCGAAGTTGTCGAGCTGCCGATCCCCTGCACCAACTGA
- the topA gene encoding type I DNA topoisomerase produces MPVVVVESPAKAKTINKYLGDDYTVLASYGHVRDLPPKDGSVDPEHEFDMKWEVASDSKKHVKAIADALKQDNELILATDPDREGEAISWHLQEALTARRSIKKDTPVSRVVFNAITKAAVTEAMKNPRQVDMPLVEAYLARRALDYLVGFNLSPVLWRKLPGAKSAGRVQSVTLRLIVEREMEIEAFRPREYWTVKALLATPRGQEFEARLVTLAGDKLDKFDLSDETKAELAVQAITSRDLKVADVEAKPATRNPSAPFMTSTLQQEASRKFGMGARQTMSTAQRLYEAGHITYMRTDGIDMAPEAVTMARDAIAERFGADYVPKEPRLYKNKAKNAQEAHECIRPTDMTRDAASLKLESDQAKLYDLIWKRTLACQMASARLERTTVEIGSKDGQVGLRATGQVVLFDGFLRVYEEGRDDVVDEDDKRLPQISAGDSMDKRAVTPEQHFTQPPPRYTEATLVKRMEELGIGRPSTYASIVTTIQDREYVRREGQRLIPEDKGRLVTAFLENYFRRYIGYDFTADLEDQLDKVSAADADWKDVLGRFWRDFSAAIAETSDLRITEVLEKINEVLEPHLFPPTEDGSDPRLCPHCGAGRLSMRTARSGGAFIGCSNYPECRYTRPFGPPDPEAEASAIPPDGKLLGTDQGDEIRVFKGRFGPYVQRGEVTEENKKPPRQSIPKDWPPEELDLERALMLLSLPREIGPHPEDGVMVWSNIGRYGPYLKHAESTSHRGGTNANLESIDEVFTVGMNRAVQLLAEKVASRGGRGQAAKPLRELGEHPDAGGPVNVMKGKYGPYVKWEKINATIPDTIEPEELTMAQAVTLLEERAAKSGKKKPAAKKKAPAKKKPAAKKTAAKK; encoded by the coding sequence ATGCCCGTAGTCGTTGTCGAATCTCCAGCCAAGGCCAAAACGATCAACAAGTACCTGGGCGACGACTATACTGTTCTCGCCTCTTACGGCCACGTCCGCGATCTGCCGCCCAAGGACGGGTCGGTCGATCCCGAGCATGAATTCGACATGAAATGGGAAGTCGCCAGCGACAGCAAGAAACATGTCAAGGCAATCGCCGACGCGCTCAAGCAGGACAACGAACTCATCCTCGCCACGGACCCCGACCGCGAAGGCGAAGCGATCAGCTGGCACCTGCAGGAGGCGCTGACCGCCCGCCGGTCGATCAAGAAGGACACCCCGGTCAGCCGCGTGGTGTTCAACGCCATCACCAAGGCCGCCGTGACCGAAGCGATGAAGAACCCCCGTCAGGTCGACATGCCGCTGGTGGAGGCCTATCTGGCCCGGCGCGCACTGGACTATCTGGTGGGCTTCAACCTGTCCCCGGTCCTGTGGCGCAAGCTGCCCGGCGCGAAATCGGCGGGGCGCGTGCAATCGGTGACGCTGCGCCTGATCGTCGAGCGCGAGATGGAGATCGAAGCCTTCCGGCCCCGCGAGTACTGGACCGTCAAGGCCCTGCTTGCGACCCCGCGCGGGCAGGAGTTCGAGGCGCGGCTGGTCACGCTTGCGGGCGACAAGCTGGACAAATTCGACCTGTCGGACGAGACCAAGGCCGAGTTGGCCGTGCAGGCGATCACCAGCCGCGACCTCAAGGTCGCGGACGTGGAGGCGAAACCGGCCACCCGCAACCCTTCCGCCCCTTTCATGACCTCGACGCTTCAGCAGGAGGCCAGCCGCAAGTTCGGCATGGGCGCGCGCCAGACCATGAGCACGGCACAGCGTCTCTATGAGGCGGGGCACATCACCTACATGCGGACCGACGGGATCGACATGGCCCCCGAGGCGGTGACAATGGCGCGCGACGCCATCGCGGAACGCTTTGGCGCCGATTATGTCCCCAAGGAGCCGCGCCTTTACAAGAACAAGGCCAAGAACGCGCAGGAAGCGCATGAATGCATCCGACCGACGGACATGACCCGCGATGCCGCGTCACTCAAGCTCGAATCGGACCAGGCCAAGCTTTACGACCTGATCTGGAAACGCACCCTGGCCTGTCAGATGGCCAGCGCCCGGTTGGAGCGCACGACGGTCGAGATCGGCAGCAAGGACGGTCAGGTCGGTCTGCGCGCCACTGGCCAGGTTGTTCTGTTCGACGGCTTTCTGCGAGTCTATGAAGAAGGCCGCGACGACGTGGTGGACGAAGACGACAAGCGCCTGCCGCAGATCAGCGCGGGTGACAGCATGGACAAGCGGGCCGTCACGCCCGAGCAGCATTTCACCCAGCCCCCGCCGCGCTACACCGAGGCGACACTGGTCAAACGGATGGAAGAACTGGGCATCGGTCGTCCCTCGACCTATGCCAGCATCGTCACCACCATTCAGGACCGTGAGTATGTCCGCCGCGAGGGCCAGCGCCTGATCCCCGAAGACAAGGGCCGGCTGGTGACGGCCTTCCTTGAAAACTATTTCCGCCGCTATATCGGCTACGATTTCACCGCCGATCTCGAAGACCAGCTCGACAAGGTCTCGGCGGCGGATGCGGATTGGAAGGATGTGCTGGGCCGGTTCTGGCGCGATTTCTCCGCCGCGATCGCGGAAACATCGGACCTGCGCATTACCGAGGTGCTCGAAAAGATCAACGAAGTGCTGGAGCCGCATCTCTTCCCGCCCACCGAAGACGGCAGCGACCCGCGTCTGTGCCCGCATTGCGGCGCGGGCAGGCTTTCCATGCGCACCGCGCGGTCCGGCGGCGCCTTCATCGGCTGCTCCAACTACCCCGAGTGCCGCTACACCCGCCCCTTCGGCCCGCCGGACCCCGAAGCCGAAGCCAGCGCCATTCCCCCCGACGGCAAGCTGCTGGGCACCGACCAGGGCGACGAAATTCGCGTCTTCAAGGGCCGCTTTGGCCCCTATGTGCAACGCGGAGAGGTGACGGAAGAAAACAAGAAGCCGCCGCGCCAGTCGATTCCCAAGGACTGGCCGCCGGAAGAGCTTGATCTGGAGCGCGCCCTGATGCTGCTGTCGCTGCCCCGCGAGATCGGCCCCCACCCCGAGGACGGCGTGATGGTCTGGTCGAACATCGGTCGCTACGGCCCTTACCTCAAACACGCGGAAAGCACCTCGCACCGGGGCGGCACCAATGCCAATCTGGAAAGCATCGACGAGGTCTTTACCGTCGGGATGAACCGGGCGGTGCAACTGCTGGCGGAAAAGGTTGCCAGCCGCGGCGGGCGCGGCCAGGCGGCCAAACCCCTGCGCGAACTTGGTGAGCATCCCGACGCCGGAGGGCCGGTCAATGTGATGAAGGGCAAATATGGGCCCTACGTGAAATGGGAAAAGATCAACGCCACGATCCCCGACACGATCGAACCCGAAGAGCTGACCATGGCGCAGGCCGTGACCCTGCTGGAAGAACGGGCGGCGAAGTCCGGCAAGAAGAAGCCCGCGGCCAAGAAAAAGGCACCGGCCAAGAAAAAACCGGCGGCAAAGAAGACAGCCGCGAAGAAATGA
- a CDS encoding GNAT family N-acetyltransferase has translation MSEGEVSREETGSKGRYTIVVSGHEAELTYSRLGPDQVIADHTGVPEALSGQGVGLKLVERLVADARAEGFRIVPLCPFVNAMRRKHPEWADAFKV, from the coding sequence TTGTCTGAGGGCGAGGTTTCCCGCGAGGAAACCGGCAGCAAGGGGCGCTACACGATTGTCGTGAGCGGCCACGAGGCCGAGCTGACGTATTCCCGGCTCGGCCCCGATCAGGTGATCGCGGATCACACCGGCGTTCCCGAGGCCCTGTCGGGCCAGGGCGTCGGCCTGAAACTGGTCGAAAGGCTGGTGGCGGATGCGCGGGCTGAAGGATTCCGGATCGTACCGCTTTGCCCCTTTGTGAATGCGATGCGGCGCAAGCACCCGGAGTGGGCCGACGCGTTCAAGGTCTGA
- a CDS encoding CoA transferase subunit B — translation MAWDRNQMAARAAQELEDGMYVNLGIGIPTLVANYVGDKDITLQSENGMLGMGPFPFEGEEDPDLINAGKQTITELSRTSYFDSAMSFGMIRGGKIAAAILGAMEVAENGDLANWMIPGKLVKGMGGAMDLVAGVGKVIVVMDHQNKAGESKVLKQCSLPLTGTGVVNRIITNLGVLDVVEGGLKIVECAEGVTEEELRAATEATIV, via the coding sequence ATGGCCTGGGATCGCAACCAGATGGCCGCACGCGCGGCACAGGAACTGGAAGACGGCATGTACGTGAACCTCGGCATCGGGATCCCGACGCTGGTGGCCAACTACGTGGGCGACAAGGACATCACCCTGCAATCGGAGAACGGGATGCTGGGCATGGGCCCCTTCCCTTTTGAGGGCGAGGAAGACCCCGACCTGATCAACGCGGGCAAGCAGACCATCACCGAACTGAGCCGGACCAGCTATTTCGACAGCGCCATGTCGTTTGGCATGATCCGCGGCGGCAAGATCGCGGCGGCGATCCTGGGTGCCATGGAAGTGGCTGAAAACGGTGATCTGGCGAACTGGATGATCCCCGGCAAACTGGTCAAGGGCATGGGCGGCGCGATGGACCTCGTGGCCGGTGTGGGCAAGGTCATCGTCGTGATGGATCACCAGAACAAGGCAGGCGAGAGCAAGGTGCTCAAGCAATGCAGCCTGCCCCTGACCGGGACCGGCGTCGTGAACCGGATCATCACCAACCTCGGTGTTCTCGACGTGGTGGAGGGCGGCCTGAAGATCGTCGAATGTGCCGAGGGCGTGACCGAAGAAGAGCTGCGCGCAGCGACCGAGGCGACGATTGTCTGA
- a CDS encoding type II and III secretion system protein family protein produces the protein MKIDRFLKAALLGLTLTAAPVAVFSPVTAQADTLRVVKRGTNAALDVPMNRAVVVESDIPFAELSIANPGIADISSLSDRTIYVLGKAPGLTTLTLLDASGQLITNVDVRVAADVSEFKERLRQIMPGENIEVRTANDGIVLSGIVSSTQRLQRALDLAERYAPERVSNLMSVGGIQQVMMKVRFAEMQRNVSKSLGSSLALNGAIGGTGINGGTGTTNTSGGVTGALGGNIPASNQNAGAVLFGFNAGSTQVGILLEALEEKGVVRFLAEPNLVALSGQEAKFLAGGEYPVPVAQTDNRISVEFKPFGVELVFIPRVVDKDIINLELKAAVSAIDPTNSLELGNGISIAAFTRRETSSTVEMRDGESFAIAGLLTDDFTDNSRQLPWIGDVPVLGALFRSADYQRSQTELVIIVTAHLVTPTRGEALALPTDRIKPPTEKDLFLYGRTAEGTRTPRKGAAGEVAKQDFGGSYGYVLD, from the coding sequence ATGAAAATCGACAGATTTCTGAAAGCGGCTCTATTGGGCCTGACCTTGACCGCTGCGCCTGTTGCAGTGTTCTCCCCGGTGACGGCACAGGCCGATACGCTGCGGGTCGTCAAACGTGGCACCAACGCCGCGCTGGACGTGCCGATGAACCGGGCGGTCGTGGTGGAAAGCGACATCCCCTTCGCAGAGCTCAGCATCGCCAATCCGGGCATCGCGGATATTTCCTCGCTCTCGGACCGGACCATCTACGTGCTTGGCAAGGCCCCCGGTCTCACGACATTGACCCTGCTCGACGCGAGTGGCCAGCTGATCACCAATGTCGATGTACGCGTCGCTGCGGATGTGTCGGAGTTCAAGGAACGCCTGCGGCAGATCATGCCCGGCGAGAACATCGAGGTCCGCACCGCCAACGACGGGATCGTGTTGTCGGGCATCGTCTCTTCCACCCAGCGCCTGCAACGCGCGCTTGATCTGGCAGAACGCTACGCGCCGGAACGGGTTTCCAATCTGATGAGCGTCGGTGGCATCCAGCAGGTGATGATGAAGGTGCGATTTGCAGAAATGCAGCGCAACGTGTCGAAATCGCTGGGGTCTTCGCTGGCGCTGAACGGCGCCATCGGTGGCACCGGGATCAACGGCGGGACCGGCACCACGAATACCTCGGGCGGCGTTACGGGTGCCCTTGGCGGCAACATCCCGGCCAGCAACCAGAACGCGGGCGCTGTGCTATTCGGCTTCAACGCGGGTTCGACCCAGGTCGGTATCCTGTTGGAAGCATTGGAAGAAAAAGGCGTCGTGCGGTTCCTGGCAGAGCCCAACCTCGTCGCGCTTTCCGGGCAGGAGGCGAAATTCCTCGCCGGTGGCGAATATCCCGTTCCGGTGGCCCAGACCGACAACCGGATCTCGGTCGAATTCAAGCCTTTCGGCGTCGAACTGGTCTTTATCCCCCGCGTGGTGGACAAGGATATCATCAACCTCGAACTCAAGGCCGCGGTGTCGGCCATCGACCCCACCAACAGCCTGGAACTGGGCAACGGCATCTCGATCGCCGCCTTCACCCGGCGCGAAACCTCCAGCACGGTTGAAATGCGCGACGGCGAAAGCTTTGCCATCGCAGGCCTGCTGACAGACGATTTCACCGACAATTCCAGGCAATTGCCGTGGATCGGCGACGTGCCGGTGCTGGGCGCGCTGTTCCGTTCGGCGGATTATCAGCGCAGCCAGACGGAACTGGTGATCATCGTCACCGCGCATCTCGTCACCCCGACCCGTGGCGAGGCGCTCGCGCTGCCCACCGACCGGATCAAACCGCCGACCGAAAAGGACCTGTTCCTTTACGGCCGCACCGCCGAAGGTACCCGCACCCCCCGCAAGGGCGCTGCGGGTGAGGTTGCCAAACAGGACTTCGGCGGCTCCTATGGTTATGTACTGGATTGA